In a genomic window of Labeo rohita strain BAU-BD-2019 chromosome 20, IGBB_LRoh.1.0, whole genome shotgun sequence:
- the tmem165 gene encoding transmembrane protein 165 yields the protein MPFRAGERHAGGRSICFIILLNVVLFSSGVIATQEENKVIHEEQPAEVQKAATGHAPGVVVSVDEPTKGNLGFIHAFVAALSVIIVSELGDKTFFIAAIMAMRYNRLTVLAGAMLALGLMTCLSVLFGYATTIIPRIYTYYISTALFAIFGVRMLREGLRMSPDEGQEELEEVQAEIKKKDEELQRYKLANGAPDVEAGTAATMLPQRKWHSVISPIFIQALTLTFLAEWGDRSQLATIVLAAREDPFGVAVGGTLGHCLCTGLAVIGGRMVAQKISVRTVTIIGGIVFLAFAFSALFIKPDSGF from the exons ATGCCTTTTCGGGCCGGCGAGCGGCATGCCGGTGGCAGGTCTATATGCTTCATTATTCTACTGAACGTCGTGTTGTTTTCAAGCGGAGTTATAGCAACTCAAgaagagaataaagtcattcACGAAGAGCAGCCTGCGGAG GTGCAGAAGGCAGCCACCGGTCACGCACCTGGCGTAGTAGTGAGTGTCGATGAACCCACTAAGGGAAACCTGGGCTTTATTCATGCCTTTGTGGCGGCCCTCTCAGTCATCATTGTCTCTGAACTGGGAGACAAGACGTTCTTCATCGCAGCCATCATGGCTATGCGCTACAATCGCCTCACTGTTTTGGCAGGCGCCATGTTGGCTTTGGGACTCATGACATGTTTGTCAG TCCTGTTTGGTTATGCCACCACCATTATCCCACGGATCTACACCTACTACATATCAACAGCACTGTTTGCCATATTTGGTGTGAGGATGCTGAGAGAGGGACTGAGGATGAGTCCTGATGAAGGGCAAGAGGAGCTGGAGGAGGTCCAGGCTGAGATAAAGAAGAAGGATGAAGAG CTTCAGCGCTATAAGCTAGCTAACGGCGCACCTGACGTGGAAGCGGGGACGGCAGCAACCATGTTACCTCAGAGGAAGTGGCACAGTGTGATCTCACCTATATTCATTCAGGCACTCACCCTCACCTTCCTCGCAGAGTGGGGCGACCGCTCTCAGCTTGCTACTATTGTGCTGGCTGCAAGAGAG GATCCATTTGGAGTAGCAGTTGGAGGAACATTGGGACACTGTCTGTGCACAGGCCTGGCTGTTATCGGTGGAAGGATGGTGGCTCAGAAGATCTCCGTCAGAACCG TTACAATCATCGGTGGAATCGTTTTCCTCGCCTTTGCGTTCTCCGCTCTGTTTATCAAGCCCGATTCTGGATTCTGA
- the srd5a3 gene encoding polyprenol reductase, with the protein MLDLIAIVNVIWFLLALCFIIAFCLHKFSLQLPDSLEHVFQDLIRYGKTKEHVKRPSWQLVFDVSKRCFYHFYAVSVMWNGLLLLFSVRSVVMNEPLPDWLINALWCLTGRPRAAWNELHLSILLLQVLLWVHSFRRLLECLFVSVFSNGVIHVVQYAFGLGYYVLLGLTVLCINASLPQSGSLPLFNQLAWHHVIGTLLFIWASLLQNRSLSLLAKMRTDSSGKVETLAHKMPHGGWFELVSCPHYLAELLIYVAMSVCCGCSSLTWWLVVLYVLCNQALAAQLCHDYYKSKFETYPRQRKAFIPFVL; encoded by the exons ATGCTCGACCTTATAGCAATAGTTAATGTAATATGGTTTTTGTTAGCGCTATGTTTTATAATAGCCTTTTGTCTCCATAAGTTTTCACTGCAACTGCCTGACAGCCTCGAGCACGTGTTTCAGGATTTAATCCGATATGGAAAAACTAAAGAACACGTCAAGCGCCCAAGCTGGCAGCTCGTTTTTGACGTATCAAAAAG GTGTTTCTATCATTTCTATGCGGTGTCTGTCATGTGGAATGGGCTGCTCTTACTATTCTCCGTACGTTCTGTCGTCATGAACGAGCCTCTCCCTGATTGGCTAATTAACGCGCTGTGGTGTTTGACTGGCAGACCAAGAGCTGCTTGGAACG AGTTACATCTCTCCATTCTGCTTTTACAAGTGCTACTATGGGTCCATTCCTTCAGACGGCTATTGGAGTGCCTGTTTGTCAGCGTGTTTTCTAATGGTGTTATCCATGTTGTCCAGTATGCATTTGGTTTGGGTTACTATGTCCTACTTGGACTAACTGTCCTGTGTATAAATGCCTCTCTGCCACAATCGG GGTCTTTGCCTCTTTTTAATCAGCTCGCATGGCATCATGTAATTGGGACTCTTCTTTTCATCTGGGCATCACTCCTCCAGAACCGGTCCCTCTCACTGCTGGCCAAGATGAGAACTGACAGCTCAG GTAAAGTAGAGACTCTGGCCCACAAGATGCCACATGGgggctggtttgagctggtctcTTGTCCACATTACCTGGCTGAGCTCCTGATTTATGTTGCCATGAGTGTTTGTTGTGGCTGCAGTTCCCTAACCTGGTGGCTGGTGGTACTGTATGTACTCTGTAACCAGGCACTGGCTGCACAGCTCTGTCATGATTACTACAAGAGCAAGTTTGAGACTTATCCACGTCAACGCAAAGCTTTTATTCCATTTGTCCTGTGA